A window from Chiroxiphia lanceolata isolate bChiLan1 chromosome 3, bChiLan1.pri, whole genome shotgun sequence encodes these proteins:
- the MALL gene encoding MAL-like protein encodes MASVGPSTASTQPALPSGPAVFKTIPYAFILPEILCGTWVWILVAATSVSLPLLQGWVMYVSLTSCLISLLLLLSYLLGFHRNSENWKVLDSLYHGATAILYMSAAVLQANATINSEFSPNSPLYYQLNSAASFFAFLTAFLYILHAFSIYYQ; translated from the exons ATGGCCTCAGTGGGTCCCTCCACGGCCTCCACACAGCCCGCCCTGCCCTCCGGACCCGCCGTCTTCAAAACCATCCCCTACGCCTTCATCCTGCCCGAGATC CTCTGCGGGACCTGGGTGTGGATCCTCGTCGCCGCTACCTCCGTGTCCCTCCcgctgctgcagggatgggtgATGTACGTGTCCCTCACCTCCTGCCTcatctccctgctgctcctcctcagctACCTCCTGGGCTTCCACAGGAACAGCGAGAACTGGAAAGTGCTG GACAGTTTGTACCACGGTGCCACGGCCATCCTGTACATGAGCGCCGCTGTCCTGCAGGCCAACGCCACCATCAACTCTGAGTTCAGCCCCAACTCACCTCTCTACTACCAACTCAACAGTGCCGCCTCG TTCTTCGCCTTCCTCACGGCCTTCCTGTACATCCTCCACGCCTTCAGCATCTACTACCAGtga
- the NPHP1 gene encoding nephrocystin-1 isoform X1, whose translation MSERRARGPLQRVQRRSRELREQVDALRAESAAATPGQREALQQRCIQLKKLVEENTSALHALKKADEPAPVGNYSQRKEEEEKLLLKLSQQLQKLLLVLGQDNVTKYYRVDEEHQKGPHGEDGNEEEEESEDEESSEEEDSEEEEEDEEKLLDDPNVKECVAVGNFEAQQEGDLTFEKGEILLIHDKKVDGWWVAENSKGERGLVPRTYLAVPKKEEESQEEREEHIEVVDETADGTEIKRRTDSHWSAVRAITEHDTVQVLTTIGAVPTGFRPSTLFQLLEKGDKFRASSYLQPELTPSQLAFKDLVWNSEKNTIHPRVTKVSQVVSLCSCKMIPVPGASVQVLSRHVRLCLFDGTRVLSNIHTVRATWLPKNPQTWTFSPRVMGLLPSLLDGDCFVRSNSLSSDIGMLFELGITYTCNSTGVRGELSCGWAFLKLFTSNGIPVPSRMYELLLSGGTPYERGVEVDPSISRRAAGGVFHQFLALRKQPVLLVKLRSPSVQSRDVLNFLPETLIGSTSYVHLLAFYRQILGDALLRDRASMQSTDLICNPVLATFPQLVDQPDLMDALRSAWADRERTLKRTEKRDQEFLKSVFVLVYHDSVFPLLQSTFLPSYKWAEEEAEMSRWKAIHDFLRKSRENDGALQYLLSSETTHKAFDISELAYDFLGEVRKNPGELMD comes from the exons ATGTCggagcggcgggcgcgggggccgCTCCAGCGGGTGCAGCGCCGGAGCCGGGAGCTGCGGGAGCAG GTGGATGCGCTGCGGGCGGAGAGCGCGGCCGCCACCCCCGGGCAGCGGGAGGCCCTTCAGCAGAG ATGTATCCAGCTGAAGAAACTGGTGGAGGAGAATACAAGTGCTCTCCATGCTTTGAAAAAA GCTGACGAGCCCGCTCCAGTGGGGAATTACAgccagaggaaggaagaagaggaaaagctgctgctaaaactctcccagcagctgcagaaactcCTCCTTGTCTTGGGTCAGGATAACGTGACAAAGTATTACAGAGT GGATGAGGAACATCAGAAAGGTCCTCATGGAGAAGATGGaaatgaagaagaagaggagagtgAAGATGAAGAAAGTAGTGAGGAGGAAGacagtgaagaagaagaagaagatgagGAGAAGTTGTTGGATGATCCAAACGTTAAAGAATGTGTTGCTGTTGGAAACTTTGAGGCACAGCAGGAAGGGGATCTCACATTTGAG AAAGGTGAAATCCTGCTTATCCATGACAAGAAGGTGGATGGCTGGTGGGTGGCTGAAAATTCCAAGGGGGAGAGAGGCCTCGTTCCCAGGACCTACCTTGCG GTTCccaagaaagaggaagaaagccaggaggagagggaggaacaCATAGAAGTGGTGGATGAAACAGCAGATGGgactgaaattaaaagaag gacAGACTCTCACTGGAGTGCTGTACGAGCCATCACAGAG CATGACACAGTGCAGGTACTGACCACCATAGGAGCAGTTCCCACAGGATTCCGCCCATCCACGCTTTTCCAGCTCCTAGAGAAAG GCGATAAGTTTCGAGCGAGTTCCTACTTGCAGCCTGAGCTGACTCCATCCCAGCTGGCTTTCAAAGACCTGGTGTggaactctgaaaaaaacact ATCCATCCCAGAGTGACCAAAGTGTCCCAGGTTGTGAGTTTGTGCAGCTGCAAGATgatccctgtgccaggagccaGCGTGCAGGTGCTGAGCAGGCACGTCCGACTCTGCCTGTTCGACGGCACGCGG GTGCTGAGTAACATCCACACGGTGAGAGCCACGTGGCTGCCTAAAAATCCTCAGACATGGACCTTTTCTCCAAGG GTGATGGGCCTCTTACCCAGCTTGCTGGATGGTGACTGTTTTGTCAGGTCCAACTCTCTGTCGTCAGACATTGGGATGTTATTTGAGCTTGGCATCACTTACACATGCAAT TCTACAGGTGTAAggggagagctgagctgtggctgGGCATTCCTGAAGCTTTTCACTTCTAATGGGATTCCTGTCCCTTCCAG GATGTACGAGCTGCTGCTGAGTGGTGGAACTCCCTATGAGAGAGGTGTCGAGGTGGACCCCTCAATATCAAGGAGAG cagctggtggggtTTTCCATCAGTTCCTGGCACTCAGGaaacagcctgtgctgctggtgaaGCTGAGGTCACCGAGTGTGCAGTCCAGAGATGTCCTGAA TTTTCTGCCAGAAACATTAATTGGGAGCACGAGCTACGTCCATCTCTTGGCGTTTTATCGGCAAATCCTCGGAGACGCCCTCCTGAGGGACAGGGCGAGCATGCAGAGCACAG atttaATCTGTAATCCTGTTTTAGCAACTTTCCCTCAGCTCGTGGATCAGCCAGACCTGATGGATGCGCTTCGG agTGCTTGGGCAGACAGAGAAAGAACGTTGAAGAGAACTGAGAAG AGAGATCAAGAATTCCTGAAGTCTGTGTTTGTCCTGGTGTACCACGACTCtgtcttccctctcctccagtCCACGTTCCTGCCCAGCTACAAGTgggctgaggaggaggcagaaatgTCCCGCTGGAAGGCGATCCATGACTTCTTGAGGAAGAGCCGGGAGAACGACGGCGCTCTGCAGTACCTGCTGTCCTCAGAAACCACCCACAAAGCCTTTGACATCTCAGAGCTGGCTTATGATTTCTTAGGGGAAGTGAGGAAAAATCCTGGAGAATTAATGGATTAA
- the NPHP1 gene encoding nephrocystin-1 isoform X3: MSERRARGPLQRVQRRSRELREQVDALRAESAAATPGQREALQQRCIQLKKLVEENTSALHALKKADEPAPVGNYSQRKEEEEKLLLKLSQQLQKLLLVLGQDNVTKYYRVDEEHQKGPHGEDGNEEEEESEDEESSEEEDSEEEEEDEEKLLDDPNVKECVAVGNFEAQQEGDLTFEVPKKEEESQEEREEHIEVVDETADGTEIKRRTDSHWSAVRAITEHDTVQVLTTIGAVPTGFRPSTLFQLLEKGDKFRASSYLQPELTPSQLAFKDLVWNSEKNTIHPRVTKVSQVVSLCSCKMIPVPGASVQVLSRHVRLCLFDGTRVLSNIHTVRATWLPKNPQTWTFSPRVMGLLPSLLDGDCFVRSNSLSSDIGMLFELGITYTCNSTGVRGELSCGWAFLKLFTSNGIPVPSRMYELLLSGGTPYERGVEVDPSISRRAAGGVFHQFLALRKQPVLLVKLRSPSVQSRDVLNFLPETLIGSTSYVHLLAFYRQILGDALLRDRASMQSTDLICNPVLATFPQLVDQPDLMDALRSAWADRERTLKRTEKRDQEFLKSVFVLVYHDSVFPLLQSTFLPSYKWAEEEAEMSRWKAIHDFLRKSRENDGALQYLLSSETTHKAFDISELAYDFLGEVRKNPGELMD, translated from the exons ATGTCggagcggcgggcgcgggggccgCTCCAGCGGGTGCAGCGCCGGAGCCGGGAGCTGCGGGAGCAG GTGGATGCGCTGCGGGCGGAGAGCGCGGCCGCCACCCCCGGGCAGCGGGAGGCCCTTCAGCAGAG ATGTATCCAGCTGAAGAAACTGGTGGAGGAGAATACAAGTGCTCTCCATGCTTTGAAAAAA GCTGACGAGCCCGCTCCAGTGGGGAATTACAgccagaggaaggaagaagaggaaaagctgctgctaaaactctcccagcagctgcagaaactcCTCCTTGTCTTGGGTCAGGATAACGTGACAAAGTATTACAGAGT GGATGAGGAACATCAGAAAGGTCCTCATGGAGAAGATGGaaatgaagaagaagaggagagtgAAGATGAAGAAAGTAGTGAGGAGGAAGacagtgaagaagaagaagaagatgagGAGAAGTTGTTGGATGATCCAAACGTTAAAGAATGTGTTGCTGTTGGAAACTTTGAGGCACAGCAGGAAGGGGATCTCACATTTGAG GTTCccaagaaagaggaagaaagccaggaggagagggaggaacaCATAGAAGTGGTGGATGAAACAGCAGATGGgactgaaattaaaagaag gacAGACTCTCACTGGAGTGCTGTACGAGCCATCACAGAG CATGACACAGTGCAGGTACTGACCACCATAGGAGCAGTTCCCACAGGATTCCGCCCATCCACGCTTTTCCAGCTCCTAGAGAAAG GCGATAAGTTTCGAGCGAGTTCCTACTTGCAGCCTGAGCTGACTCCATCCCAGCTGGCTTTCAAAGACCTGGTGTggaactctgaaaaaaacact ATCCATCCCAGAGTGACCAAAGTGTCCCAGGTTGTGAGTTTGTGCAGCTGCAAGATgatccctgtgccaggagccaGCGTGCAGGTGCTGAGCAGGCACGTCCGACTCTGCCTGTTCGACGGCACGCGG GTGCTGAGTAACATCCACACGGTGAGAGCCACGTGGCTGCCTAAAAATCCTCAGACATGGACCTTTTCTCCAAGG GTGATGGGCCTCTTACCCAGCTTGCTGGATGGTGACTGTTTTGTCAGGTCCAACTCTCTGTCGTCAGACATTGGGATGTTATTTGAGCTTGGCATCACTTACACATGCAAT TCTACAGGTGTAAggggagagctgagctgtggctgGGCATTCCTGAAGCTTTTCACTTCTAATGGGATTCCTGTCCCTTCCAG GATGTACGAGCTGCTGCTGAGTGGTGGAACTCCCTATGAGAGAGGTGTCGAGGTGGACCCCTCAATATCAAGGAGAG cagctggtggggtTTTCCATCAGTTCCTGGCACTCAGGaaacagcctgtgctgctggtgaaGCTGAGGTCACCGAGTGTGCAGTCCAGAGATGTCCTGAA TTTTCTGCCAGAAACATTAATTGGGAGCACGAGCTACGTCCATCTCTTGGCGTTTTATCGGCAAATCCTCGGAGACGCCCTCCTGAGGGACAGGGCGAGCATGCAGAGCACAG atttaATCTGTAATCCTGTTTTAGCAACTTTCCCTCAGCTCGTGGATCAGCCAGACCTGATGGATGCGCTTCGG agTGCTTGGGCAGACAGAGAAAGAACGTTGAAGAGAACTGAGAAG AGAGATCAAGAATTCCTGAAGTCTGTGTTTGTCCTGGTGTACCACGACTCtgtcttccctctcctccagtCCACGTTCCTGCCCAGCTACAAGTgggctgaggaggaggcagaaatgTCCCGCTGGAAGGCGATCCATGACTTCTTGAGGAAGAGCCGGGAGAACGACGGCGCTCTGCAGTACCTGCTGTCCTCAGAAACCACCCACAAAGCCTTTGACATCTCAGAGCTGGCTTATGATTTCTTAGGGGAAGTGAGGAAAAATCCTGGAGAATTAATGGATTAA
- the NPHP1 gene encoding nephrocystin-1 isoform X2 — MSERRARGPLQRVQRRSRELREQVDALRAESAAATPGQREALQQRCIQLKKLVEENTSALHALKKADEPAPVGNYSQRKEEEEKLLLKLSQQLQKLLLVLGQDNVTKYYRVDEEHQKGPHGEDGNEEEEESEDEESSEEEDSEEEEEDEEKLLDDPNVKECVAVGNFEAQQEGDLTFEKGEILLIHDKKVDGWWVAENSKGERGLVPRTYLAVPKKEEESQEEREEHIEVVDETADGTEIKRRTDSHWSAVRAITEHDTVQVLTTIGAVPTGFRPSTLFQLLEKGDKFRASSYLQPELTPSQLAFKDLVWNSEKNTIHPRVTKVSQVVSLCSCKMIPVPGASVQVLSRHVRLCLFDGTRVLSNIHTVRATWLPKNPQTWTFSPRVMGLLPSLLDGDCFVRSNSLSSDIGMLFELGITYTCNSTGVRGELSCGWAFLKLFTSNGIPVPSRMYELLLSGGTPYERGVEVDPSISRRAAGGVFHQFLALRKQPVLLVKLRSPSVQSRDVLNFLPETLIGSTSYVHLLAFYRQILGDALLRDRASMQSTDLICNPVLATFPQLVDQPDLMDALRSAWADRERTLKRTEKSTFLPSYKWAEEEAEMSRWKAIHDFLRKSRENDGALQYLLSSETTHKAFDISELAYDFLGEVRKNPGELMD, encoded by the exons ATGTCggagcggcgggcgcgggggccgCTCCAGCGGGTGCAGCGCCGGAGCCGGGAGCTGCGGGAGCAG GTGGATGCGCTGCGGGCGGAGAGCGCGGCCGCCACCCCCGGGCAGCGGGAGGCCCTTCAGCAGAG ATGTATCCAGCTGAAGAAACTGGTGGAGGAGAATACAAGTGCTCTCCATGCTTTGAAAAAA GCTGACGAGCCCGCTCCAGTGGGGAATTACAgccagaggaaggaagaagaggaaaagctgctgctaaaactctcccagcagctgcagaaactcCTCCTTGTCTTGGGTCAGGATAACGTGACAAAGTATTACAGAGT GGATGAGGAACATCAGAAAGGTCCTCATGGAGAAGATGGaaatgaagaagaagaggagagtgAAGATGAAGAAAGTAGTGAGGAGGAAGacagtgaagaagaagaagaagatgagGAGAAGTTGTTGGATGATCCAAACGTTAAAGAATGTGTTGCTGTTGGAAACTTTGAGGCACAGCAGGAAGGGGATCTCACATTTGAG AAAGGTGAAATCCTGCTTATCCATGACAAGAAGGTGGATGGCTGGTGGGTGGCTGAAAATTCCAAGGGGGAGAGAGGCCTCGTTCCCAGGACCTACCTTGCG GTTCccaagaaagaggaagaaagccaggaggagagggaggaacaCATAGAAGTGGTGGATGAAACAGCAGATGGgactgaaattaaaagaag gacAGACTCTCACTGGAGTGCTGTACGAGCCATCACAGAG CATGACACAGTGCAGGTACTGACCACCATAGGAGCAGTTCCCACAGGATTCCGCCCATCCACGCTTTTCCAGCTCCTAGAGAAAG GCGATAAGTTTCGAGCGAGTTCCTACTTGCAGCCTGAGCTGACTCCATCCCAGCTGGCTTTCAAAGACCTGGTGTggaactctgaaaaaaacact ATCCATCCCAGAGTGACCAAAGTGTCCCAGGTTGTGAGTTTGTGCAGCTGCAAGATgatccctgtgccaggagccaGCGTGCAGGTGCTGAGCAGGCACGTCCGACTCTGCCTGTTCGACGGCACGCGG GTGCTGAGTAACATCCACACGGTGAGAGCCACGTGGCTGCCTAAAAATCCTCAGACATGGACCTTTTCTCCAAGG GTGATGGGCCTCTTACCCAGCTTGCTGGATGGTGACTGTTTTGTCAGGTCCAACTCTCTGTCGTCAGACATTGGGATGTTATTTGAGCTTGGCATCACTTACACATGCAAT TCTACAGGTGTAAggggagagctgagctgtggctgGGCATTCCTGAAGCTTTTCACTTCTAATGGGATTCCTGTCCCTTCCAG GATGTACGAGCTGCTGCTGAGTGGTGGAACTCCCTATGAGAGAGGTGTCGAGGTGGACCCCTCAATATCAAGGAGAG cagctggtggggtTTTCCATCAGTTCCTGGCACTCAGGaaacagcctgtgctgctggtgaaGCTGAGGTCACCGAGTGTGCAGTCCAGAGATGTCCTGAA TTTTCTGCCAGAAACATTAATTGGGAGCACGAGCTACGTCCATCTCTTGGCGTTTTATCGGCAAATCCTCGGAGACGCCCTCCTGAGGGACAGGGCGAGCATGCAGAGCACAG atttaATCTGTAATCCTGTTTTAGCAACTTTCCCTCAGCTCGTGGATCAGCCAGACCTGATGGATGCGCTTCGG agTGCTTGGGCAGACAGAGAAAGAACGTTGAAGAGAACTGAGAAG tCCACGTTCCTGCCCAGCTACAAGTgggctgaggaggaggcagaaatgTCCCGCTGGAAGGCGATCCATGACTTCTTGAGGAAGAGCCGGGAGAACGACGGCGCTCTGCAGTACCTGCTGTCCTCAGAAACCACCCACAAAGCCTTTGACATCTCAGAGCTGGCTTATGATTTCTTAGGGGAAGTGAGGAAAAATCCTGGAGAATTAATGGATTAA